The Sabethes cyaneus chromosome 3, idSabCyanKW18_F2, whole genome shotgun sequence DNA window AGGAACCGTTTTTGAATCGAGGAACATTTCTTAATGACAGTTTTTGCTAGTTCTTCATTTAATgaaatgttttgtaaatcaatctCCACAGACCCGTTATCATCGACGAGCAAGAAATGTGTGGCAAAATAGCCTTTCTCTTGTTCCAATAAGTTCGAAATTTGATTTAGCAAATCACTGGCAGAGGGAAGGTTCTTGTTTACAAAAACAGTAACAAAGCCAGGGTCAGTCAATAAGTGCgctaaaattttcaaatcattaaCAATTCTCATCCACGTTTGCAGTTCTTTATGTTCGCAGCAATTCTCAGCTTGTTTGAATACCAAACTCTTCATAAGATAAAACATCCCGGTGCGTTTATTCTTCAACGAAGCACTTAGAATCTCACCGCATTGCCAAACATCTAGTCCATTTGCCAATAAAAATCGCATGAACCGTTCCGAACCATATTCGGCACTCCAACGACCAACTTGTTTGTGGGACTGTTCGGGGAACGATTTTCTGATGACTTGTCTAATCAGTTTAAAGTTTTGTTCGACAATCCCTATGAACAGCGATAAGTGCTCGCCAGCCCAGGGATTTGCTCCGCGATCAACTAACAGCTGAGCAACTGCTGTGTGATGCTCTTGTAGCGCTATTCCAAGAGGTTCGGATAGCAAGTCGGGGTCATTCTGTCCTAAACCTATGTCTAGTAAAGTACGCACCATTTCCAGATGACCAAAGGAACTGCAACGGTGTAAAGCTGTTTCTAAATTCGATTCTAGAAGTGTGGAACGAGTTGTGTTGTAGCATTTACGCATAATATATTGAAATGTTTGAATATCATTCACCCCTACGACGTTAATCAAAAGGTCATTGGAGGCAGGATTTGCTTCGGAAATCAATCGATCCAAGCCACTGTCGCCCAGTTCAATGAGAATGAAATTAAAGGGTGTATCGAGTCCTAAGATTGTGTCCAAGTAGTTTTCAGCGGTTCTGCCACAATCGGTACAGATGATGAGCAGCAGCTCGGCAAGAGGCCCTGCAGATTCTTGTAGCAGCTCAACCATTAAATCTATCTTGCCGGTGTCGTGCAAATGTGGCAATACAGCGCCAATGCACGGAGTGACCAGCTGCGGTTGGTGCTTCTTGAATTCCGAAATTGCTTGGCGAATAGGAAGATTATCGAACCGGCGCATGTTAAGTTCAGTTGCCAACTTATTACGCCGAACTAGACCAGTTGTTGTCAATAATTTTTCCTTCATACTGTTCTTAAATTCATTCACATCTAATCCTTCGTGAGCGAGTATCTCCGGAATGGAATAATATTTAAGCTGCGCACAAAATCCCATCGGACGTAGATATTTTCCGTAAATATCGGCTTCATTCTGCACGCTGGAAGTGATAAGAAGATGATCACGTGCTAGAATAGCTCGAAGTAAATCCTTTTGACCCGCTAACCATTGGAATCCTTCATGCTCAACTTCTGTCAGGCCAACCGGTTCAAACTTAGAACATTTCAcgaaaatattcaatttttcagaATGCTCAGCTAGTACGAACCCATTCACAAGTGTTTTCACCGAGCTTGAGCCGGTTAATAAATCATACGACATGAAATCATGAGCCAAATAATTGCGATAAGATTTTCCCCAAATTACCGGAATAGCTTTAGTCAGCAGGTAGAAGTTATCACCGAAATAATCACTGGCTTCCAGTATTTCAAGTGCTTGCAGTTGCCAATATTCTATGGCAAGTTTTGTCTTCAGCGGTATCttgttgatatttttgataaaattttcaatCGTATCACAGCGACACTGAGCAAAAGCTCGTTTTATATTCTGAACAACTTTCACGAAAACTCCAGTCAGCTCCTGTTTGTCTTCTTTACGCATTGCTTCTAGCTTCTGTTTGAACTCCAGGTTTCgctgtttaaattctcgaaTTTGCTGCTTTGATTCTTTGCTCTTCTTGGAACCCACAAGCGCAGATTTCAGTACATCACTAATCGCTTGAGCTTTGCAATCTAATGCAAAAATGTTCTGGTAATATCCTTGCGAAAGTGCTTCATGCAATTTATCCTTTAACTTATTCAGCGTTTCAAAGTCCAAATGTGAGTTATCGGTGAAACAATTGAATATTGACTGACTTCTTTCGCGATAGCGATCCTGTTCGGATTCGTCGGAATTGTGATGTATTAAAAATTGTGCCGAGATTCCGGAGTATTCTGGATTTTCCACCGTCAACTTAGTGAGCTCTTTCCAATCGTAGGAAATATTATAAAATTGATCCTTACTTGACCCAACCGTGAATTTAAAATTCAACAATCGATGAATCGCTTCGATCGGTGCATTACCGAACACCGCTATTTGGATTGGAGTCGCAAAAGTAGGAACTGTTAGCTTTTGCAAGGACTCTACCAGTTTGATTTTTTCGATATATTCAGAAGCGGAGAACCCGTCACTTGTTCGTTCTGACCATCCTTGTAATTTACGCAGATATTTCATAACATCCTGCGAGGCTTTCTGATGAATGTTTAAGATTCTGCTACTTCCAGCGTATCTTACAAATGCCTGCATGTCTTCAACCGTTCGACAGCGTCTCATTATCCCATAGGAGTGCAGCATACAATCGTTCAAGATGTAGATCCAAAGAATTAAAAAGGAGTTTGTGACTGTATGAAGATAGGCAAACATTTTGCTATATAAAAAATATTGATCTTCTTCTCGAAGGAATAGCTGAGAAAGCGAAAACCCATGCGTCGATTTGTTGCGGTACTTTGAATTCAAGGAAACAGCACTGGTGAGCATGTTCGGCAGGATTCCACGTAGTTTGGCCGAGAAGTTGGGAGTGTCCACCGTGTTTTTAATGGATTCTCCCAAGATCTGCGTAAATCTTTTCATGGATGCTATTGCTTCTGCTGCATCCATGCGATTTCGGGGATCCAACTCATCGCATACCTTTGCACTTTGTATAACTTTATATACCGAATGCATTTGCTTCGCCTTGCGGTACGTTTTCAACAGTTTCTTGATTATGTGTGCCTGTtttggttttttgtttgatttttctttcactGCTGTAAGACGGAATGAGACTGCTCTCAGATACTGCAGTATGTTGCGTTTGTTGATAATCGTAGCGAATATGTCACTATCGGATGCGCCCCGACATACTTGCAAAAATATCGCCAAACAGAATATCATTTCTTTCAGCGGCATTGGCTTTATCAGTTCATGGTCTTTGATGAAATACAAGTGGTTATGAATCATTTGCAGCAGAAATATTACTTCATCGTTTATATCGAGATAATCATAGCACTTTTTGCGCTGTCGAAGTTTTGCACAATATTCTTGCACTTTACTTATAGAATTCTGCCAATAATTGGGAGGTTTGCTACAATCCGGATCCCCGCAAAGATTAAGAAAACCGTATGACGAGAGTACGTAAAGCAGATACAACTCCATCTCACCGGAAACGGTCACATTCTTCACTTTCAACTCGTTCATCGCATTGCAACTATACCGGAAAATATCCCATTCACTGCAAAGTTTCAACTCCTGAAGTAGCTTCATCACTGTAACTAATCCGCTTTTAATCAGTTGATAAAATAGTTCGGTTGGACCTCGCCGACTCCACTCTTCAGTCAAAAGCTGCTCCGCCAGCGGATGCCGGTTACCGCGCAACGCATCCGCCACCTCTTCCAGTGTCATTGTAAGAGTTTAGGAACCCGTGCGTGACGAATACTACCGGCGATACTAACGGTACTGTGAGGACTGCCTGTGGCTGTGAGATTTCATACGATTTGCCGTCAGAGAACGATCAGCGAGAGCTAAGCCCAGTAAAGAGTAAAGCGGCAGAGAGAAATTATTAGTCGCTCCTACTCTGAGACATCTGAGCAGCCAATACCTAGTATAATAATGTTTATAATTTCTTTATTTcacaatatttcaaattatatttttcttgTGAACGAAACTAGTTACATTTGTAGGAAAAAATGATTCTGATATATCATGAGACTATTTATAGTGGGTATTCAAATCGAACAATAAACGATTTGTATGACATTTTAGTCCGCAGCCAAATTCAAAATCTGAATACTTACTGCAAATTTGCATGCATATCAGACAGCCCAGCTTGTCAACTTTTGCGGAGTTTCCAACTGCTTGAAGTGATGAGTCATATTTCTCACTTAAAGAATCTCACACAGCAAAAGAATTCACGTCTGTTAAATTGTGATAATATTCTTGTTGGAATGAAAACGAgcgggaaatttgtttttatcttCGCTACACGCATGCGTATACAGTTTCAGAATTTCATGAAGTGAGAGATTTTGAGAGAACTAATTTACCCTTGCAGACGTTCTCGCAAACTGCCGGTTCAAATAACAAGCAGCCAGTTGCTGACAGATTAGCCGATTCAGACGTATCATACGAAACTTTGGGGGATTGATAATGTAGATAGTGCAATGTCTTTGTTTTAATGCAAAACTATGCATTTGTTCTGTTAAGCAAATTTCAATGGATTTTaaagatatttgcatcaatcgatcagtaatttttcaatgcattaattgaaataaataatataataaCAACCTCTCAAGTCGATATTGAAATATCAGGAACTGTCAAGATGAATGAACGAATTATCTTATACACCTTATTAATAATCTTGTACATCCGTGATTTCGTTTACTTCGATTCTATAGAAGAGTGACAGAATCTTTCCTTCCCAGCAAGTCTGGAATTATTTATTCTGATAAAACTTAGACCTTAgatgcctgaatactgttttcttttaaaaccactcatcttgcgcagaaggagcacaactacaaCAGGGTGGCAACTCGTTACGAAAAACAgattccctgatttttccagatGTCTAATAAAAGTTTTCATATTGCgtcataattttaactgaaaatgtgtttcgcTCATtcatatttgaattattttttattcaacgAGGAAGAAAAAACACTCAATTACTGAAATTTTCTCGTCCAACTTACTCACATCCATCTGTACTTTTACATCACGTATCCTCTTCTAGAGCAGTTGCTGCTGTTCTACGTATTCTTGTTACAAAATTCGTTGTCTTCAATGACCATTGAATGTCCGTTTCTTGCTTTCAATACAAGAGACTTGAAAATGTTGAAATGACTTTCACTTCTatgatgcagtaattttatcctGCTTTTCACCATTAGcaaatttcatatttgacgaagTGATCTCAATTACTCTTAGAGCTACATCCACATTTTCCAATAACCGATGTCAGCTAAAGTTTAATGGAAAAGTTTTGCATCTAGAATACTAGGTACAAAaagtttattcaagaaaaatttTGGAGGAATTCATTAGCTCAATGCGATCTTTTCAGATACCCGAGGGTGCTAGCCCGATGGAACAAATGGAAAAAATGCGTTCTCCATATTTGGGATCCCAAATTTTTAGTAATCGCAGTGATTACTAAAAATTTGGGATCCCAAATATGGAGAACGCATTTTTTCCGTGCCTTAAGCCTTAAGGGCCCCCTCGATCCTAAAAACCCGCGCGGAaggaataaatcaaaaaaaagaaaaaaaaacaaccggaTAAAGTGCCACTACCGACCCGACGGGTCGGCGTGTCAAAACCGAATCctctaatttattcaaaacttatTTTACAATGGTACTTCTTACTTGCCTAAAACGATCTtcgccctaaggaaactcctccttcccgaggtagttccgtcctattctgcctagcggcagacctcacgctgtccgtcgagcgtccctctcgcgcatacattttggcCCCTCGCGTGGGGACTTTGTTTCGTCAACTCGAACAGTTCTgcgcttcgttgtttaccttagtcggcaaaatgcaacggcgcatttgttttgggaactgttcgttgccgcaggttaagaaacttgcgcggTCGTTCCCCTAGAATGTGGAGCAACGCgacaattgttttcatttaagtattttgccctaccggcgccgtcgctcgatcgagtcaccgaccggcgtgggtaatcgaataaaatgttaaattttaagttaaatgttACAGAAggaaatgagggtcgcttcacttcTCCACCCTCAGAAGCTTGCTGTGCGTCTCTGTAGGAGAGGCGCAGCAATTCGGTAAGTAAAACGGGCATATTCAGATAAGATTAAATTCTGTGCGGTGGAGGAGCTCTACGTCAGGTGGAAACAGTATGCTATGGTTTTCGATTATGTGTATATATTCGACTTGTCCGTGATTGTTTTCTCTTTGATAAGTGCTAAAGCCTCTTATGGCCAATTTAACACCATTCCTCAATTTAATCCAATAATCGTACCGGGTTCCTACTTCATAATGTTATAATATTATAGAGAAAAAAATAGAATGTAATAATGTTATAGAAAAACTGAATATCGGAGATTAACTCTCGTTTAACGTTTGCGTACTATAATATTTGGCCTCAAGTGGCGAGTTGTAATTTCTAAGTATACGAGTGTTGGTGAGTGTTATAATGGAATTCAAATGTAGTGTTTATGTGTGTTTTGAACAATGTAGTGTTTTGTTATAATTGTGTAGTATTGTATTCGAAAACATATTGGACGACTTCAGCTGGCTTACTCGCCTCATCTTTCGCTTCATTAAATTGTTCCTGGTTAAGTTTCTCTTCCGTGATTAAGTGCTCGTACCGTAGTATAGTGGTGTCGGGGCAAATCGCGGAGTCAAAACAATTCTACCTCGGCATGGTCGTCGTACTTCGTCAATAGCTTCGGGTCCTCATCAGGGAGTAAGGTTGCCTTGGGTGTGCAACCCTGACCTACTGCTCCACTGTGCAGTCGTATGGTATACGTTTTCTTGATGCATCAGCTAAAATAACTTGGTCGCTGGTGTCCAGAACCTACTCCAATAATGTCAACGGTATTTCGGTTCTATCAGCTGTTTATTTGGACTGGTTTATGTACCGTCCGTGGTCGTCAGCTGTTGCGTTCATGGTGTCGCCTCGCCGCATACTCGTATGTATGAAGGATGGCATGAGCGGGTTGTTTATGTGTCCCGCCATGCAAGTGTTATAGCATGAAAAATGCTTCGCTTGTATTTCTCAACGCGAAACGATTCTATGGTACTTTGGATCGTCGCGATTTTAACTTTACGTTTTGTATTTGGATTTTTGCCGTCGACTCGCCTTTAGACTGTGGCTGTCACGGATTCTcgaaaaatgattttaatttctgCCGTCCACGCGCCCGCGTGGCGATGATGGATTGCTGGTTTATTGGCTTTTTGTTTATCTGCTGCTCGCGCTAGCCGTACGCGCTCCTCGTGTATGGGTATTGCTTATTTGGACCTTTCCTCGCGGTGTTCGACTTATTTGCTGAGGTCGAATTGAACCGCTTAACTTCCGTCGCCGTTACATCTAATGTTGATTCCATGGGTACCTCGTCTCATGTGTTTGATTTCTCGTCCTTGTCTTCTGCGCCTGCGAATCGTTCCCTGACTCGTTGTTTTGCCCTTTAACCACTCACTACAGCTTCTTTCGGATAAAAAGCCCGCCTTGCTATGGGCTATGATGGCTACCGCCTTGCGCGGCGTGCGTTCACCTCCTCCGGTTTCCTGGCTCCGTCGGGGATATATTGATACATTTTTATAGTCACTTCCTAAATTATCAGTCGGCGcgcaaatcacaaaaaaaaagaatattttaaatttttctagcAACTTCGCTTTTATTACCAAGTGGCTACCGCGGACTGCCTCACATAAATTCGCGATGGGTCATGTTATTTATTAATGGAACTAAATCGTCTTCGTCTTCATTAGTAATTCTCATTCGTTTTCAtcatttccattttttagttttttttgtctGCTCCTAGTTTTGAAGGCTTTTCATAATTACTAAAAGACTCAGTTCTCTTTTTCGACCAACTGCTGGTACTTACAGCTATTTCAAGAAGTATATTTGATTTAATTGcttatttgatttatttattttcttcataatTGATTTCGTTTATTTAGCTTGGtaagtttttattattttattataccCCTTTCTGTTTCTCGCACCAAGGTACAAAGAGAGAGACTAACTCCTTGTTACCTGTCATTTCTTTGTcatatatttgttttgttttcgtcgtatttttgtcatctgttAGTAATTTTTgcgttttattttgttggtttttaatgggttttgtcgtttttgtcgccctttttgctgctgttttggcatcttttcgtcgttattttgtcttttgtcgttttgccattttttaaacgtattttttgttaattttttacctCTTATTTGTTGTCAGCCAGTTGTCTATTTACTGCCTCTGCGTTGTTCTTCCGTCGTATATTTGAGATATTCGCGTCGTCTTTTTAGCATGTTCTGTCGCCTTCTTTTGTTGTTCTTGTTGCTGGTTCTTtccatcaacttttcgtcgtattttcccCATCTTTTCATAACTTTTTCGACATCATTTCATTGCATCGCGTTTTCGTACTATTTTTGTTGTCTATTATCTGACTTTTGTGTCTGTTGTCCTTCGGTCATCATATTGTTATCTTATCGAcgcctttttgtcttttttctgttttctttcgtCGTGgtcgtattcgtcgtctttttgtcatattttcattttattttcatggttttttgccatcttttcatcgtatttttgtcgattATTTGTGGTCGATTATCGGCTTTTTtagaataaagttatgcttttcggAATGCTATTCGCTTGTATGTAGCGTGCTCGCGAGTTTCGTAAGTGAAAAAATTTTCAACCTTTTTTgtgaagtttatgaaaatccgtacaTCTGGCATCACAAGACTGTCTTATTCGTCCCATCGACcgattttatcatttgtacattgAACCTAAACaaacttgatgtcctgaaagtaaactgtTTCCTTCAGCCGATTATATcgatatactgcaagaatttattcaaagctGAAACCATCGAATACCTGGCTGGAGGTTCGTTATGACTTCATAGTCCAGAAAATCTTGGTTTGTTGTCTGCGCTTCTGTCTTTATTGTTCCGCGTTTTTCACGGGTCAACGCCCGCGCTGCCTTCTCGTCTAGTCTCTTCTGACATTCCTAGTCGAACCAATCGTTAGATCGAATTCCGCTTAGCTGATGATGGCTGCTTTAACCCTATCTCGGCAGTCCTCGAAAGGTGCTTCGGTTAGCTTTCCCTCCCCCAGGAGCACTGCTCCAAGGCATTTCACGTATTCAGTAGCAACTTCAGGAACTATAGTTCCAGATTATACCGTGGTGGGCGACGGTGCCGAATGTTGGTAACACCGCCTGTTGTTTAGCCCAAATTTAGTAATCAGAATCGATATGTGTGCCATGATCGGCTCAATTAAATGCTCAACCACAAATTGGTGCACCAGTCACATAAAGACTAACAAGTTTTGCCCCACCGTCCATATTCACCAGATTTGCAACTTCTGAATGCCATATAGTTGCTACACCCTCTCACTGGAATACGCTTGATTTATTAACAGAATATCAAAAAATGGTTTGatttcactttcgtatcttcgtgcaacgtaagaactattgaactaataatgtgatgtatatactggacactatcacttgttgttcttacaaaataatttgtaagaacaacaagtgatagtgtccagtatatacatcacATTATTAATGGTTTGATTCTTTATTACACTCGAAAGTCTAAGCCTTTTCCGACGTGGAACTTTCTGACAGTTGCTGTCAGAAATAAGGAAAAAAGGTTTTGCCTGTGATAAAAAACGCTTTGAACTAGTTATTTCATTAGTGTCTTGAAAATTAGCAATTGCTTGCGGAAATTTCATCACCCCTGAATGATTTCGACTTgcattttcttatttatttacaGTGACGTGGACGAGTATGGATTCAAACGCGAGCCGGACTTCGACTATCAATCGTACGAGAACATCATGTCCAGCTACTACACGGTGCTCACGACACGGAGCATAAAGTGGCAAAAATTCGCCAAGAATGGCAACATCCTTGGAGATCCACGCCGGCTCAAGCGGTTCGTGCGCAAGGGCGTTCCGGGTCCTCTGCGGGAAGAAGTATGGATGAAATCCTCCGGTGCCCACGGTATGCAGCAGAAGGAACCGGCGCTCTACCAGACTCTGCTGCGGTACGAGTTTGACCAGGAAATTTGTAAGTGCGATATAAATGtaaaattattttgattttctGGGTCTAGACACAGAATCCTCTTCACAATCGGCCAAAAGTGGCTTTGAATTATATCACGTTTTTCTAACAGCGGATCAAATCAAAATCGATCTTCCTCGTACGTTTCCGGACAACATCCATTTCGAACAGTACAAACTAGGTCTGTACAACGTACTGATAACTTACGCACATCACAACAAATCGGTCGGTTACTGCCAGGGACTGAACTACATTGCCGGTAGGTGCTTTAACGTTCTAACGAAATTTCTGTTATATTATTACGTGAATATTTTTAGGTCTAATTCTAATTGTTACCAAAAACGAAGAATCAACGTTCTGGCTGCTCAAAGTGTTGGTGGAAAATATTGTGCCGCTGTACCACACAAGAAAGATGGAAAACCTTATCACGGATATCGATGTTCTTAGCGAATTGATAAAAGTACGAGCGCCCGATGTACATAAGCATATAGAAAGTTTAGGTAACAATCTACTGTTCAAATTGTCAAGAAAGCTTTAACAAAGATATTTTCCACCTTTAGGACTGCCTTGGCCTGTGATAGCAACCAAATGGCTAATTTGTTTGTACGCCGAAGTGGTCCCCACGGAGACGGCACTCCGAATTTGGGATTGCGTATTTCTGGAggggaacaaaattttactgcGCGTCGGTATTAGCATTGTGATCGGTTTGAAGCAGGAGATCCTCGCTACGGATGACATATCCACCTTAATCGGCCTGTTTCGGGCGTTGGAGAAAAACACCACGCTGATGGATTGTCATCGGTTTATGAGAAGTATTTTTAAGCTGCCTGGTAGCTTGAAACGCTCCCAAATAGATGCCTTGCGAAGGCATCTGTTCGAACAAAGAAAGGCTAGCAAACGGAAAGGTTCCTAGGGTTTGGAGGACTATATCCTTAAGAGATATAGACTAAATTTGGTGTGAAAGAAGGGCTGTACCATCAAGTATTGTGTTATTTGCAACGCAAGAAATTAGAGCAACTatgtaaaaataagcaaaaaaagaaCAATTTCCTTGTAAAGAAATGATTAGTGACAactaactagaaagtaacagaACAATATATTTTGGTCAAAATGTAGACTCGAGCTTATGCTGGTGTTCTAGTTTATCCTGAGTTCTGATAAAACTGTACGCTTTGCTTATTATTTCCTCAGAACTCAAAGCAGTAATTCTGACCAAAGTGGTTTTATCAACGTATAGAATGAAGGTGAATATTTAATTAAGTTGAATGTGTTCCTGAATTACATTGCTCGCTTGTTCAATAGTCCTAGGCACTAACAATAAAATCGTACGACCAATTCCAGTGCCCTATAAATGGCCTTGATAATGTAGTTTGTTGAAAATTGTTGTAGAAATATTTCATAAGTTGCGGTGAAACAATACGATGTCGTGttcaaaagtttttcaaacaaatttccaGCACAATATTATCTTCGACCGGATCGAGAATCGAGCCCGATATCAAGTTACTGCCTGCATTAGGTTTAATCGTACACTAGCAGTCACTCCAACACTGAGCTTTGATAACTCTAATACGAATGCGATTAGTTTTATGTAAGCTCAATATTACTAACTCTTAAATTAGTGCAATTGTTAGATTTCATTTTgaacttattttaaaaattattattgAACATATCTAACCTAAATAGGTATCAATCGAAACAGACACAACCATGTCTCTTCGTCACGGTAAAGTGTAGCAAATATTGTTCATATCCAAAAACATTTTTCtgcgataaatcattgaatattgctttttgacatttagaCTTAGATTGAATCAAAAGATTTTTCACAAGATTATCAAGTAACTTGATAAATACAGTAAAACATACATACCTACCATGATCAAATAGGGTGACCCGTTTGTAGCAGCTTACCTTGATACTCATTTGAcatggttttttttttgcgaatgATTAGAAAATTTTTGGCAGCTCTCAGTATTGATTTTACTGCTTATACTTCTATTGCCTTTTAATTTTACTTAAAGCATTTTAAAACAGTGCTAACTTTGATAACTTTAATTTCCGCGAAAAATCGCGATAACAAAGAGCACAAGCCGCGACGTATACCTATGTCCACTTAGCCTAAAGGATACTATCAGGAAGGATGACACTATCGTTTCCTCAGTATGACTTCTTCCAAGCGAAACGCATATCAGCTATAGACACAAAATAGAGTTGCTCTGTAGACAAAATTTGTGAAACGATGTTGATTCTTTAGGAGACATTTAATcggaataattataaattactTTCGTGTATCTCAGTACAATTATCGAATGTACGAGGAAACGAGAAAATGTTCGATTAAGATTACTAATATTTTTGTAAGAAACTTGCATGGAACGTTTTCCCCATTTCCTCGAAGATTTAAGCTGCTTCTATATTTTGTTCACTGAGGTGTTAGCTCTGTAGTCATTGAAGTTGTAGTTTTCTAATCGAGTAAAATATACAAATAGGTAGTGTACAAGCGTAGCCCTTATCAACTAGAAGAAAGTGTTATTTACGAGTTATGAATCTAATTTTTCGGATGACAAATTTTACCATAAATGTTCCCGGTATTATATTTATAGCCGAAGTCAATATCAGCTACGAATACAGAAATTTTGACGTGTAATATGATGATACGCGATCCACTACTgttgtaggtactacagtatctattAGAATGATCTCttcttttaaaacacggagatatattaaaaaactaaacttggtTCATAGATGatgaaaaatttataattttggagtactaccaaataagcttttacaaTCGTTTAAACATCTTAATCAGTTATGTGCACAATGCAACGTAATGTGTACATTATATATCAAATTTCATCTTCGtcgaagttttgattttatactataattagtgtaaaacCCCGTTTTAACTTTAACTAATTGACTAGGGCGAGATGAGCACTTCTAagtggggtgaaacgagcacaCTATGTAGCACTCAGCAGGCTTGTCAATTTTCTTGTTTATCTCGTCAGAGCTTGCTTATCGTGATGGTGCATacttataaaaaaaaacttccggaagacataattggtcaaaaatggCCTGCAGGCGGCCCTGACTACTATAAGGCGAGACGACACAAGCCGTCAAGTACCGCGGCATTCCACGGCAGACGCTGGCTCGGCATGTGAAGAGATACGAAGCGGCAATATCGGGGCAGTCGGTGTTCCAaattggttcttttaagaccgtTTTCACTCCCGCTGAAGAACGACTGCTGGTTAACCATATTTTGGAAAT harbors:
- the LOC128742101 gene encoding growth hormone-regulated TBC protein 1-A, with translation MAVSKFSDVDEYGFKREPDFDYQSYENIMSSYYTVLTTRSIKWQKFAKNGNILGDPRRLKRFVRKGVPGPLREEVWMKSSGAHGMQQKEPALYQTLLRYEFDQEISDQIKIDLPRTFPDNIHFEQYKLGLYNVLITYAHHNKSVGYCQGLNYIAGLILIVTKNEESTFWLLKVLVENIVPLYHTRKMENLITDIDVLSELIKVRAPDVHKHIESLGLPWPVIATKWLICLYAEVVPTETALRIWDCVFLEGNKILLRVGISIVIGLKQEILATDDISTLIGLFRALEKNTTLMDCHRFMRSIFKLPGSLKRSQIDALRRHLFEQRKASKRKGS